A window of Cervus elaphus chromosome 23, mCerEla1.1, whole genome shotgun sequence genomic DNA:
AAAAACTTTTCAACACACATGTAGTGTTGAAATAGTGTTCAACACACTATTAGTGTTCAACACACTATTACTGTCTAACAAACTTCCATAGATTAAGGGACTCAAGACAATACCCATTTGTCTTTTTCCCTCCTGGgtgaatacaattttttttattaaataaaaaattttatattggagtatagctgattaacaatgttgtattagttgcaggtgtacagcagagtgattcagagatatacatatacatgcatctgttcttcttcaaattattttcctatttaggttGTTACGTAATTTTGAaaagaattccctgtgctatacagtcagtaGGTCCTTAAGACAACACCCGCTGTTAGCTCAGAGTTCTGGAAATCAGACCAGGGATAGCTCACCTGGGTTCTCTGGTCAGGGACTCACAAGACTGAAATCAAGCCCGTGTTCTCATCTGGAGACCCAAATAGGGAAAGTATGGCCCTAGGCTCCCTCAGGTTATGGGCAGAATTCATTGTCTTGCTGCTGTAATACTAAGATTTCCATTTTCTTAGTCTTTTGGGCAGGGACCACCCTCAGGTTCCGGAAGTCCCTCTTGGGTCCTTGCATGTGGCCATCTTCACAACACGGAAGTTTGCTCCTTCAAGGCCAACATAAGAGGGTCTGCTGCTcaagaaaatgactttttaaaaaaatactgtacaTTTTTTCACACACAGCCTTTATAGTTGTATGCTATTTATTATCGAACATATAAGCACATAGAATATGgagacagccattttgcagatgagaaaactgaggcccagaaaaagaaagtgacttgGACAATGAACCTAGGATAGAACCAGGATTGAAATCTGGATTTACTGACAATCAGGCCAAGGTTTTTTTcatggtgtacacacacatacacacaccacagtTAGATCCAATTCAAACATCTCTTGGTTGAACAACAAAGTTTTTTGAGTATAGGTTCTAGGGACGTGCCCCTTGATTAAGGTTATAGGTCAGTCTTTTGGGGGAATATGGGGATTATGTTTGCCTTAGCTGGCTTTACCAATTAAATTTGTTTCCCTCTTTGTCTCAGTTTTTTCACCAGTAAAATGAGAAGAATAAATTTTATCTATATTAGGGGGTTGTTGTGGAGATTAAAGGAGTTAGCAACACAGGTAAGGAtctagaatgggcttcccaggtggcgctagtggtaaagaacccacttgccaatgcaggggacataagagacatgggttccatccctgggtcgagaagatcacctggaggagggcatggcaacccactccagtatgcttgcctggagaatcccatggacagaggaacctgcagggttacagtccatagggtcacaaatagtcagacacaactgaagcaatttagcatacaCATAAGCAAGGATTTAGAATAATACCTGGCACATAGAGGTCCTAAGAGTGTCGTCATTAATATAGTTTAACTCTGTAAATCTAGGGCTAGTTCAGGGTGGGGGGTTGTGTTTCTAGAGTGATCAGGACCTGCTGGTTTCATCAGATTCCAAACTGCCCACCAGGCTTGTCTCAGCCTTGCCCTCTATCTcagaggggaagaggagagagggcaGTGGTGAGCTAGTTCTTCAGTGGGCTCATAACTTTGAGTACGTGCAAGATCCTATGAGGGATACAGCCAGACTGACACATCTCTGCCCTTTGAAGTGGGGGAAACCCAAGCCATTAGGGAGCCCCCAGAGTTCAGTAAAAGACAAGCCCTAGGCCCAGATAGAAGAGAGGCCTCTTGACCTCCAACCCTGGAGCCCGTAAAACTGGGCTActtttgggacttcctggtggtccaggggttaagactctgtgctgccaatgcaggggacatgagtttgatctctggttggaaaACCAAGATCAAATCCCATGTGCCCTGCAGCCAAAAAGGAAACATTCGGCAGTTGCTTACATCTGGGCAAGGATTAGAAGGGCATGAACATCTGTTAACTCTGCAAATGTGAGctcatgtgtacatgtatgtttGTACATGGATGCCTTCATGCATACACATAGATgcccgtgtgtatgtgtgtgtacaggaGTGGCATCTTATGTCTGATGGAAATGAGATTCCAGGATTACTTTCAGCATAgtgcccaggccaggccagggtcCCAGAATACTAAGCCCACTCCAGTGCCAACCAAGGTCAGTAGATGATTCTGTTGCTTTAGAATTCTAAACAAGTAACTTAATCTCTGTGTCTCAGGGTGCCTTAGTTTCTCCACCTATAAAATGAAAGTTTGGGGATGAGCTTAGCTCTGAGGTCTTCTCTAGCCCTAACAGTACCTCTCTGAGGGATGGGTCCTAGGGGTTTCAGGAGGGGATTCTGCTAGGCTCAGCCACCCCACTTTCATGGTATCTTTGACTCATGAGAAATGTAAGGCTGAGATCTGGCCTGTCTGTCTGTACACAGGGTTTATAAAATTGGGAACAGAATCCAGGTCATTTAGGGGACCAAAGTATATGACAAGAAACCCATTCCCTGGGTTTGGGGGACCATAATCCTGTGCCGAATAGAATGCTTCCTGTACCAGGGTTAAGGGTCCAGGTATAGGAGTCTTCTCATGCCAATCATTTCTCTTGAGctgagcttttaaattttttttaattgaaatatagtttatttacaatgttgtgttagtttcaggtatacagcaaagttattcagttatacatacacatctatattattttttacattctctCCCATTGTAAgtttttacaagatattgagtatagttccctgtgctatacagtaggttcttgttggttgtcttatatatagtagcatgtatattttaatcccaaattcctaatctaGCCCCCATTCTCCAGCCTTTAACTGTTGAACCTTTGGTTGAGTCTACTCTATACTAGGCCCAGCACAGGCTGAATGAAGTATATAGACAAAGATCCTGCCCTTGGGAGGCCCACAATCTACTTGGgaaaacacatatacacaattaGTCATCATCACTTACTGtttattgaacaaataaatgattgTACTGTCCATCAAGGTAGTTCTGGACACCTGGGTGGGGACAGGAAAGGTGACCTAGAGGAAGAAGGAGTGAGTAGAATCTTGAAGACAGAAAAACTCTGAATTCAGAAAGGCCTGAACAGGGAATTCCAGGAGAAAGCTTGAGCAAAAGTATGGATGTGGGAGAGTGAAGAGACAATAGGAGTCGGAGCGTAGCACAAGGTAGATGTAAGTGAGGAAGAGGAATAAAGTGAGAGCCCTGGGGCTGGATCATGGAAGGCCACAAATGCCGTATTAAGGGGCATGGTACTGTGGGAGCCACAGGAGGTTTTAGCGCAGGCAAATGATGTGACAAGAGAGGCGTATTAGGGATTATCCAGTTTAAGTCAGCAAAAGGTGAAGAGAGGGTATGAGGTTAGCAGGAAGCAGATGTGATGGGCAGAAgctcagggttgcaaagaatgagGATGGTTTGGGGATACCACTCCAAAGGCCAAAACACTGCTTCCTCACTCCTACCCCTCTTCCCCAAGCCAATGGGTATTGTTTCCTGGTTCCTTCTCCTAGTTGCTAGGATTGAGAAGTCCCTCTGGGGTTTCAGATTAGGCTGGGACAGGATTTTATCAGCAGAGCAGAAGCTCTGGCCTAGTTCCCTTCCCCCACAACCCCCCCCTCCTGGTGAGACAGATGGGCAGTGCCCAGATTCATCCCCACCAGCCCTGCTCTACTGAGAGAGGATGCACAACCTCTGGAGATGCTGAGGATGTGTACTTGTGGTCTTTCCAGCCACTTCTCAGGCCACTGGGAATGCTGGGGGCCTAGAATATGGGACTGGAAGAATCCTGAGGGTGATGACTTTGAAAGAATCTCTAAAAGGTAACTTGGATATTTCGACAGATAtgaaaattgaggcccagagagatgacatgacttgcttgaggtcacacagcaagtttgGGGAAAGGatgaagcccaggtctcctggggGAGGCTGAAGCACCCTCGGGCTTTGATTATCTGGTGCTTGTAGAGAGTGGAGAGTGTTGGAGCCAGGAACTATGTGTTCAAATTCTGGCTTTGCCATTTACTATAACTGTGTGACCCTGATTCCTCAActggaaaatggggataacacATACCTTTtcggttgttgtgaagattaaaaacacatatatagCAGTatggcacaatgcctggcactcaGTAAGTGCTCAAAAATGTCAGCTAATGGTCTGGCAGTGGCAATAGTTGTTGTTGAATGTGTTACTGAATATGAATCTATATATAACCATGAGATCTGCTTCcctgtgtggtggtggtgttgtttagtcacccagctgggtcccactctctgcaaccccactgactatagctcgctaggctcctctgtccatggaattctccaggcaagaaaacacgagtgggttgccatgagaTCTATCTCAGTTTCCCTGTGTGTACATCGGGGTTAATAATCAATCAATCCCTGTCTCTCACTTTTCTGTCCAGCCCCAGTAGCAATATGGATTAAATAAGGtgtgtaagggcttcccaggtagccagtggtaaagaatgagcctgccaatgcaggagaggcaagttccatccggaagatcccctgaagaaggaaatggtaacccactccagtattcttgcctgggaaatcctatggacagaggaacctgacaggccacagcccatggggtcacaaagagtcagacacgactgaacacacacacgcacaatatGTGTAAACGTTCCAGTGTAGAGTACTCTCTAGGTCAATGTTTATTTAGCCCAAAGCAATTCCTCTCCAAGTTCTACCGGCAATATTTCCCTGTCAGCCTAACCAACTCTTCTATACTTCCTGCGATCCCCTGGAACCAGGGAAGAGGGTTGTCCCCCACCTGTTAAGCTTGCCCAGCCGAGGAAAAAAAGGAGTGGGAGAGCAGCGAGCGTGTACGGTAAGAAAGGGAGATAGAAAAGGCAGAGCCGAGAGCCGGGTGGTGGGGAGGCTGCAGTGCACGAGCGTGGTGTGGAGTTGAGGAAAGTGTACAGACTGAGGGACTTGAATGTAAGATGCAGGTGAAACGACAAGAGAGGCGGCGGGAAAGGTGAGGGCGCTGACAGATGCGGAGGGAGTGCAGCAAGATGGGGATCTCGTAGGAACTAGTGGGAATCCCCCTCTGAGAGAGGTCCGTGGGTCGCCCAGAGGCAGGGCGGTCCAAGCTTCCAGCAGTTGTTTCTCCAGGCCTCCTCTTCCCTAGCCTGGGAGTCTGGGATCCCCGCGAGGGAGCCACTAGCCGGCTAACCGcggaggaggcggggagggggaatCCGCAGTCTGGGATTGGCCGCCGCTTGGCCGGGCGGTGACGCGAGGCGGGCGGGCCCCTTTGTGACGTCACAATCAGCTGTTTGAACGTTCCAATTTGTGCAGTGAGTCCTGCGGCGGCGGCTGTAGACTCAAAGCTTCGCGGGCGAGCGCAGTCAGTCTGAGCGTCCGACGCGTTCCCAACTCAGCCCCCGCGATGCTACCGGGCCTGTGATCCGCCGCCGACCCCGGGACGCTCCACCTCACAACTACCTCAGCGCCACCTGGTTCCGCCGCACCGCCCCCAGTCCCCAGGTGAGTTCCGACCGGCTTTGGCCAAGGGGGCTCCTGGAGCCTCGGGACACGCCCCGCGCCCCCAGTTCCCGGGTCTTTGTCAGTCTCCGCCGGCGGCTGCCGGGGCTGCATTCTGGGCTCCGGATTGGCTGCCCCCCGCCCGGTAGACGGTGACGTCTCCCTATTTGCATATGACATTGAGACGTCACCAAGGCCGGcaccgcccacccccaccccctcccgacTCGGGTCGCTTGTCCTCCGGTGACCCGTTGGGCGCTGGGTCGGAACTGGGCCCATGAGTGAGGGACGCTGAAGGCAGCGGGACCAGAGGGCCCTCCTGTTTCCTGGGCTAACCCAGGAGCTGAGGTCAAACCTCTGATCTTCTGCTTTCTCCTTAGACCTGAGAGAGGTTCGAAGAGACTTGAGAGAGGTTCCGAAGGCACAGCTGGGACTAGATAGGGGGAAGGGGTTGTCAGAAGTTCTGGAGCCCCTGAAGCTTGAGCTGTAGATCGCTGGGGCAGCGCCAGGTGGTGGTGCAATCTCCTCCCTCTGGCTCCAGGCTCTGTGCCCCTGGGGCTAACATAATAACATTCTCCTAATCCCTGACATGTGTGCAGCGCCTTAGCTGACGTTAGCTGACGTCGTTCCCAGCCCCCGAACGAAGGGTCTTAGAGCCCATTTCATGGAAGGAGAAACTGAGTCCCTGAGAGGGGAGGTGGCTTACTCGAGGTCGTGCAGCCAGTTACAGTCAGGCCTCCCTAGTGAGTGGCGGATCCATTAGCCACTGGCACATACCTAGTAGAAGCTTATTACAAGTAACAAGTTACACATCCTCCTTGCACCTAAGACTCTACTtgggttagttcagttcagtcgttcagtcgtgtgggactctgcaaccccatggactgcagcacacaggcctccctgtccatcaccaactcaaactcatgtccattgagtcggtaatgccatccaaccacttggGCTAAGCCCCATCCAAATTTGATAATGCTCCCAGATTTCCTCACTCCTGGATCTTTTTCCAGGAGGTCTCTGGAGACTGGGTCCCCTTTTGAGGCCCCGACCCTCATTCTGTACCTCAGAGTTCTGGAGCCCAGTAAAATCACTGCCTCCCAGCTGTTTTGGCCACAGAAAGGTGAGTCAATGGCTGCATCAGGGTGTCTCCCGGGCCAATGTTGGGATGGGGTGGAGATGACAGTTCCCTCTATTTGGCTGTCCTTCACCtcccaccctggtggctcagatggtaaagaatctgtctgcaatgcaggagaccagagtttgatccctggggtcgggaagatcccctggagaaggaaatgacaacccactgcagtattcttgtctggagatttccatggacagggaagcctgggaggctagtccatggagtcacaaagagttggacacaactgagcaactatcactttcaccTTGCACCCCCAGAGCTGTCAGCTAGAAAGGATTGACCTGGACTAGTGCTGGTGATTACAAAGTGTGTGCTCCCCTCTCTGCTCACAGAGAAGCACCAGAGAccgagcaggagaaggggatccTCTTTGACTTTCCAAGTAGATGGGCCTATGGGTTGGACCAAGAGTCCTATCTCAGCCTAGACTCTGCTCACAGATGGGCTGTGGTAGAGGTGGCTTGGGGCTCAAGTGTTATTCCGGGCACAGCTGTTGCAGTTATTAAAGGGAATGGTTCTCCCAGGAGCAGAACTGGGAATGTGAGAACCAGGAAGTTGGCAGGGCTGGGAAAGAAAAATTCTGGGAGCCTCCCTCTGTGGTCATGAGAGGGGGCGGGCACTGGCTGGCTGGTGAGGTTGTCGCTTCTGGCTCTGTCActgacttgctgtgtgacctcaggcggGGAGCTTTCCCAACCCTAAGCCTTCCTTACCTCAGTCCGTTTGTAACTTGAAGAGACCTGGAGCAGACTCTGGTACACAGTGGGTGCTTTGGTAAATGCAGGATGAATCTCGGTGCCAGGAAGCTCAGACCCTTTTATAGCTGGACAGAGGGCCCCCTGAGAGGGGCAGGGACTTGATCAAAATCTGACTCCTGTCTGACTTGCCCCGTCTCCTCTGCATCGTTATATTTTGGGGGATTGTTTACTGAGGGGCTCCTGACTATGTACACTTCAGACCCAAGGCTCAGTGACCTAGTGCTATGCCTGTTCTGCCGCCATCTAGCTGTGTGTCTTTGGACAGCTTTATGTCCTCTGATCCTCAGCTTATAAAATGGGCTGGGTGAATATCATGGTTTCTGAAACACCTGTTcactttctttgcattttcttgatgaaGCAGTAGGTCCTTGGAAAGAGGGTGTGCCTCATCAAGGCCCCAGTCTTTCGCTTCCTTCAGGAGGAGTCAAACTCTCTGAATTTTTGGTAACTGAGTCACTAACTCCCTGTGGCTACAAATGGGCTGGGATATGTGGCTTGTGCTGGGCGGGCACTGATTGAGGCTGACCCAACCTTTCATAATCCCTGAAAATCTACCACCAGGGAGGCCAACACCCAGGCACCACTTCCTTCTGGAGCCCACTGTGGGGTCTGAAAATGTATACATACTCTCAGGGTGTAGACCTTAGGTGATTCtgtgacaagtgtgaaaaatataCCCAGGGATTGGAAGACGTGCAACAACCATAGAAATACCCCAGGTGGGTTTGCAATAAAAGTAGAATGCCTCCAGGGAATGGAAGTGTGGCTGTATCCCCAGGGAGCTTTATAGGAAGTGTGGAAACATCCTTAGAGGAAGGTGACAAGTGGCTGAGTAGCAAAACTGTTGGCTATCTTCAGGAGAGTCAAGCTTTAGGGACATCTAGGGGGCCTGGCCAGCAGTCCCTAACCCAGGTCTAGTCCTGAAGTAGGCTTGGTGTTTCcattcctggagaagggggtcTCCCTTCTCATCTTCACCCAGGGAAGGACTGATTGAGGACTTGAGTCCTGGTCCAACCCTCAGTCCTCATCCTTAAGGGCTCTTGGGGTCTGATAGCTCTCTCCCTCCATCATCACCTCCCACTGACCTGCTGTCTCCGTGAAGATCAGGCAACCTGATCTtcctccctaaccagggatgctATCCTTGAGCAGGAGCTAGGGAATAGTGGGGATGAGGGTGGAGGGCCTGTGGGAATAGGACCTTCATCTGACAGACACAATTGAGGTTTATGCAATCACATGGTGAGATGGTAGCTGTTCTGTGGGATTTCTGCTAGTGAGCCCTTTTCAAGGCACACAGGCTCAAgtagtggttctttttttttttttcttttttaattttatttggctgaaccaggtcttagttgcagggcTCAGggtcttcaatcttcattgcaacatgtgggatctttagttgtggcatgtgaactcttagttgcagcatgtgggatctagatccctgaccagggatggaacctgggcctctgAGTAGGGAGGgcggactcttagccactgggccaccagagaagtcctctcaAGTAGTGGTTCTTAATCTCTGGGGTCAAGGACTGCTGTTTAGGAAATCATGATGAAAACCAACATCCTTCTGTTCAGAAAAATACACATGGACCATGGTCCCAGGCCACTAAATTAAAAATGCCTAACCCAGACTGATACCCAGCAAAGGCAATGGAGTATAGTGATCTGGAATCTGCGTGGATTAGAATCCTTCCTCTGTGTCTTACTAGCTGTGAGATTTTAGGCAAGTCATcttgtctctgagcctcaatttcttcactaGTAAAAGAGGGCTAATAATTATATCCATTTCCTagagttattgtgaagattacATGAGGTAATATAGGTTAAAGGCTTAATACGGTACTTGGCACATGAATATTAGctatatgatgatgatgatgatgataaataaTCATGATATTGGGCAGTTtcttccttgcctggagaactgttTTTACCCTTCAAGGTCCAGGTTGGATGTCCAGTCCTTTGAGGACCTTCCCTGATACAGTCTTATATATCAGTCCTAGAGCATGCAATAATATtaacaattattaataataaactaGTTGATTAGTTTATCAAATGCCTAGTCTGTATCCAGGTACTGTTCTGAGCACTTTGTgtttagctcatttaattctcatgagaGCCCAGAAGAGGATACTgttattagctcatttaattcctTTAAGGTCTGAGAGGAGGATACTATTATTCTtgccatttgacagatgagaaaactaaagcacAGATACATTAAATAACTTCTAAGGTcatacagaaaacagaaaagcctgAAGGCAGGCTGACTTAGCAGAAAGTGAacaaacaacacacacatacaaatgtgtatacacacacacacacacacacacacacacgcaaaggGCAAAGCTTTCCCACACATTTCCGTTGTACTCTTATCAATGTTCTGGGTGCTGGGGAAGTTGGGGGGAGAGCAGTCCCTGGTACCTCTGACTCCTCTCTACCTCACAGGTTTCTGCACTGCCATAGACCATCCCCTTCCCCCAGGCCTCTCTGCTCCCCCACCATGCTTCAGCGCCTCACCAGCCTCTTCTTCAGTCCCCCACCGCCTGCTGCCGAGGACCCCGACTGCCCCCAAGCCTTCGTCTCCGAGGAGGATGAAGTGGATGGCTGGCTCATCATTGACCTGCCCGGTGAGTCTGCCAGGATTGACTCCTGAGCCTGTGAAGTTTTCATTAGGGCACATAGTCCAGCCATTGAGCAGGGAGCAGCTAAGGGGCTGGGGAGTTCCCAAGGCAAACTGGGGCTGAGGCAGTAGCATTGGAGGCCGTCCCATGCAAACTGGGGCTCTCCTGGCAGAGGTGTTGCAGTCCACACCTCACGTGCCCTAGGGCAGCAGGTCGAGACTTGTGGGTGCCCCGTGGGTGTGGTTGGGGGGCCTGTGGGGCTGACTAACGATGCCCTTTTTCTCCCTGTCCATtgtgtcctctgtgtgtgtgtgtgtgtatgtgtctcccCACTGCGCCCCCTCCTTCCGTAACCCATAGACAGCTTCACAGCTCCACCCAGACCCGGGGCCGCCGCTGCTCCGGCAGGCCGCCCTCCGCCCGCACCCTCCTTGATGGATGAAAGCTGGTTTGTTACCCCTCCGGCCTGTTTTACTGCAGAGGGGCCTGGACTCGGGCCTGCCCGCCTCCAGAGCAGCCCCCTGGAGGACCTCCTCATCGAGCACCCCAGCATGTCCGTTTATGTGACCGGCAGCACCATAGTGCTGGAGCCTGGCCCTCCCTCCCCGCATCCAGAGGACGACGATGCTGCCCTGCCCGACCGAGACTCTAGCGACGGGTGAGCGGGCCGGGGGCGGAGCCTGGAGGCCTAGAGAGGAGTGTCGTGGAGCCCAGGAACCCCCTGGCACTGCCTGGGAGGAGCCGTTAGAGGCGGGTGTTCAAGGCAAAGGGCGGGGCCGATGGGCCAGGATGTAGCTCAGCCTGAAGGCAAAGGAGCCTTTGAGATTGGGAGAGGCGTGGCTTCGTGGCTGGGGCGGGGCTTGAGAAAGACTGGAGCTGAGGCTTGGGGTCTCGAGAGGTTGCAAGGGCAAGGCCGCAGCGCTAAGGAGGTGTGGGGGTAGGGTCGAATCGGAAGTTGAAGCTGAGCCTTCACGGGGCCACATTTACCCGTTTTAGAGTCTAGGACGGAGGAGGCATCTCCGGGGTGGCTTGGAGGAAGGGCTGGTACCCAAGAGAATGGCACTGGGCGCCCCGCTCTGAGCAAAGACCAAACCTTGAGGAGGGTGCGGGGACAAGTGGGAGGTGCCAGCACTCCCCTCGATTTGTCCAGCCCTGACTGACTCTCTGTCTCTCCGCGCAGGGAGCTGGCGCCTGCTCGCCGCGAGCCCCGGGCCCTGCACCACGCCGCCCCTCTGCCCGCGCGGGCTGCGCTGCTGGAGAAGGCGGGCCAGGCGCGGCGACTGCAGCGGGCCCGGCAGCGGGCCGAGCGCCACGCGCTGAGTGCCAAGGTGGTGCAGCGGCAGAACCGCGCCCGCGAGAGCCGTCCGCGCCGGCCCAAGCACCAGGGCAGCTTTGTCTACCAGCCCTGCCAGCGCCAGTTCAACTACTGAGCTTTCACCGGCTGTGCTGCAAACCCCTCACTGACTCCCGACCCCATCCAGCCCCTCCGCTGCAGCCAGATCGAGGGGGCGCCTGCAGCCCACCTCGGGCTGGACACCACAGCCTCCCTTCTTAAGTGTGTGAGGTGGGCTGATCGCCTCTCTCTCCCACTCCTACTTTCCTTTCTGTGATCCTCTAATCTGCCTCTGAACACACCCCTCACCCTGCTCAGtaaccccctcccccaacccccagccccgcTCCGTTCAACCTCTCACCTTCTGGCCCCTTCTGGCATCTAATCCTCCATCTCCCCCACTGACAGTCGGTCTTTCCTTCTCTGGTTCCCCTTCTGGATCTTTGCTTTGACACTTTCCATCCCCATCCCTCCAGCCCTCTATTTCCGGCCCACTCCTGTTTCTGAGAGTGTCTTCTTCCAGTCTCCTATCTGGCTCATTTCCTACCTTCAGCTTCCACTTTACAAGCCTCGCTCTATCTAATGTTTGGACCTGCATTCACTCCTGCCCCTTATTAATTACTCAGTGATTCTCCCAGTGAGACTAGAGGGAAGCCTTTAGTCTTCCCTCTCCTCTGGAGGCTGGGCTCCTTAGAGTTGCTCAGGCATGGACAGGTAAGGTATGTGGGAAGGGACTGTGAGATGTGAGTTAGTGGGAGAAAGTGGAGGGAATCGAGGAAAAGAGGAAACCTATTGGAAAGGTAGTCAGGTCAGACAGGTTGAGATGCTGTAGGGAGCAGGGCACAATAGGGGCTCGCACTGTGCTTGCTCAGAGAGGCCAAGTCTTGCTCTCAAGCTGGAGCCCGGAGTCTACGCCCTCATCCCTTTTCTCTAATTCACCTCCCAAATCTCTTCCCGAAATCAAACCCTCTGCAGATCCCTGTGTCTGAAGGGCTTAGTTAGTACCTTGCTGCCCTTACCTGCAACATGTCAACTTAGCAGTAAAGGCTGGGCAAAGCCCTGCCATCCTAGATATCTGTTCATATGCCCAAGGTGCTAGAACTAGTTTAGGAGAGATGCAGGCTGGGGGGATTCTAGGCAGGGGAAGGACACACCCCAGAATAAGAATGCAGAATGGTAATGCTGGGGAGGACAAGCTGTGGGGTGAAGCCATCCCAAAAATGGCAGCTCAGCCTTTATCTTGCCTCTGGCCTGGTATTTCACACTCTGCCAGGATGGCTAATGGTAGGAGGTCAGGAGCCCCACTGCCCCAATCCCCATAGTCCCTACCCAGGTTCAGGACCTTTAGGGAGggctctcttca
This region includes:
- the TP53INP2 gene encoding tumor protein p53-inducible nuclear protein 2 isoform X1, which translates into the protein MLQRLTSLFFSPPPPAAEDPDCPQAFVSEEDEVDGWLIIDLPDSFTAPPRPGAAAAPAGRPPPAPSLMDESWFVTPPACFTAEGPGLGPARLQSSPLEDLLIEHPSMSVYVTGSTIVLEPGPPSPHPEDDDAALPDRDSSDGELAPARREPRALHHAAPLPARAALLEKAGQARRLQRARQRAERHALSAKVVQRQNRARESRPRRPKHQGSFVYQPCQRQFNY
- the TP53INP2 gene encoding tumor protein p53-inducible nuclear protein 2 isoform X2 yields the protein MLQRLTSLFFSPPPPAAEDPDCPQAFVSEEDEVDGWLIIDLPEGPGLGPARLQSSPLEDLLIEHPSMSVYVTGSTIVLEPGPPSPHPEDDDAALPDRDSSDGELAPARREPRALHHAAPLPARAALLEKAGQARRLQRARQRAERHALSAKVVQRQNRARESRPRRPKHQGSFVYQPCQRQFNY